Proteins encoded in a region of the Isosphaeraceae bacterium EP7 genome:
- a CDS encoding Mur ligase domain-containing protein gives MRDETDRETAGVAFGPRCAHLVGLGGRGMSGIAQVLSQSGLLVSGSDDAAGPELDGLRRLGIRVHEGHAPGHLPRRPHFLVYDVSKGREHPERLAALKAGSPQSSRAEILRQLVGGKLAVAVSGGRGSGLAGAMMAGVLTRAGMDPTVVLATRSSQLGGWGRLGRGPTAVIETACEPEEIEQLAPWLTLLMITATGPAVSPTIRSLIESSADVSRGGVLVAGDLELGELRMRGTGPVEKVGLRREDDWWGADLREDKGRFRFRAFYQGTFVAEIRLRVPGLGPVLCALAALAAGMRLDVPVPAIRDALEEFAGVSRGFESRGSFRGVTLVDDEAQDPVSVDETLSVGRMIYGRRRLWAVLGPGRGSTDLAEAFVAPLSRADRVLVVGREGLCGTWTSAVRSLDEQGVSAVSVADRDEAVDRLDRQLEPGDVLITLGSGQVGTIADAFLGRLPRDRQAG, from the coding sequence ATGCGAGACGAGACAGATCGGGAAACAGCCGGCGTGGCCTTCGGGCCGCGATGCGCGCACCTGGTCGGTCTGGGCGGCCGTGGCATGTCCGGAATTGCGCAAGTTCTGTCGCAGAGCGGACTGCTCGTCAGCGGGTCCGACGACGCGGCAGGGCCGGAGCTCGACGGCCTGAGGCGCCTGGGGATCCGGGTCCACGAGGGGCACGCGCCAGGCCATCTGCCAAGGCGCCCTCACTTCCTCGTTTACGACGTCAGCAAGGGTCGAGAGCATCCTGAGCGTCTTGCAGCACTGAAGGCGGGCTCCCCTCAATCGAGCCGGGCCGAGATCCTCAGGCAGTTGGTCGGTGGCAAGCTGGCTGTCGCGGTTTCCGGCGGCAGGGGCTCGGGCCTCGCTGGCGCGATGATGGCCGGCGTCCTGACCCGTGCGGGGATGGACCCGACCGTCGTTCTGGCGACCCGTTCGTCGCAACTCGGGGGCTGGGGCCGGCTGGGACGGGGACCGACGGCGGTGATCGAGACCGCATGCGAACCCGAGGAGATCGAGCAACTCGCCCCCTGGTTGACCCTGCTCATGATCACGGCAACCGGCCCGGCCGTTTCGCCGACAATCCGCAGCTTGATCGAATCCTCGGCCGATGTGTCGCGTGGCGGCGTGCTTGTGGCCGGTGACCTCGAGCTGGGCGAGCTACGGATGCGTGGCACAGGGCCGGTCGAGAAGGTTGGACTCAGGCGTGAGGACGACTGGTGGGGAGCCGACCTGCGCGAGGACAAGGGTCGATTTCGTTTCCGCGCGTTCTACCAGGGGACGTTCGTGGCCGAGATCCGGTTGAGAGTCCCGGGGCTCGGGCCAGTGCTCTGCGCCTTGGCCGCCCTCGCCGCGGGCATGCGGCTTGATGTACCGGTCCCCGCCATCCGGGATGCGCTCGAGGAGTTCGCGGGCGTTTCGCGCGGTTTCGAGTCCCGCGGCAGCTTCCGGGGTGTTACACTGGTGGACGATGAGGCTCAGGACCCGGTTTCGGTGGACGAAACACTCTCCGTCGGCCGGATGATTTACGGGCGACGCAGGCTCTGGGCCGTCTTGGGCCCGGGCCGTGGGTCGACCGACCTGGCCGAGGCCTTCGTGGCGCCGCTGTCCAGGGCCGATCGCGTCCTGGTCGTGGGGCGCGAAGGTCTGTGCGGGACCTGGACCTCGGCCGTCCGCTCACTGGATGAGCAGGGCGTCTCGGCGGTTTCGGTCGCGGATCGCGACGAGGCGGTGGACCGCCTGGATCGGCAGTTGGAGCCCGGGGACGTCCTGATCACCCTGGGCTCGGGTCAGGTGGGAACGATCGCCGATGCATTCCTTGGACGACTTCCGCGAGATCGTCAGGCCGGCTGA
- a CDS encoding M14 family metallopeptidase, which yields MSTRRNLFRVSARLAFLSLLGVSQATLAAEIPSPLRWFGFRMGEDFRLVTWPKVVDYTQAVDRASERVAVLRLGESTEGRPFLVAVVSSPETITQLDTFRGYQKLIADPRKVGAEGLSFLARSKPVVLITCSIHSSETASTHTAMELLHDLATKDDPTTREILDKVILLLVPSINPDGVDKVAAWYERSRGKPWEGGGMPELYHKYAGHDTNRDWFMLNLRETQLMTRLLYRDWFPTLAYDIHQMGSKGARIFVPPFFDPINPNLDPRVNQGISNVGSHMAADLAAAGRKGVLTNAMYDNWWNGGNRTVPQRHNIVAVLTESASVRLASPIFVEKSELRGGSRGFADHRAAVNFVTPWPGGWWRLRDIVEDQLICCRSILTYAARYGPTLQANYLQMGRDAITRGSTEPPYAWIVPADQRDLATATRMVRILRETGIDVLRASKAFEADGAAFPAGSFILPAAQPYRAHLKDMMERQIYPDRFTPNGQAEAPYDVAGWTLPLQMGVRAVSIRGTFLAQMDELETIEVPEPEVVGGAADTYRLALRSVDDNKALNALLAQGAEATLDFRPDAPAEDLDRASIRIRPAKTGDKPLLKVLEGTSSRLNAIIEPEMPEQPGAPAQRAIHLNLKAPRVGVYKPWIPSLDEGWTRLVLETAGFRPTTLENASIRVGELRQRYDAIILPSVDPGTIRDGWGPDETEPAFVGGLGAEGRVALVAFVEEGGTLICLEGSCQYAIDAFSLPVVDVLKGLKSSEFYGPGSILGIVATTTDPLMAGFPARGSAYFDRSHAFEVQSEMVPRSDPPPTIVARYASTDVLESGWLLGAGRLQGKAAIVEAKRGDGRILLFGFPPQHRGQTYGTFRLLFNAIFQASVASKGSG from the coding sequence ATGTCGACACGCCGCAATCTCTTTCGCGTCTCGGCCCGACTCGCGTTCCTGAGCCTGCTTGGAGTCTCGCAGGCAACGCTCGCCGCGGAGATTCCTTCGCCGTTGAGATGGTTCGGATTCCGGATGGGAGAGGACTTCCGCCTAGTGACCTGGCCGAAGGTGGTCGACTATACGCAGGCCGTGGATCGGGCCAGCGAACGCGTTGCTGTGCTCAGGCTTGGGGAGAGCACCGAGGGGAGACCCTTCCTTGTTGCGGTGGTGTCGAGCCCGGAGACGATCACTCAACTCGACACCTTTCGAGGCTATCAAAAATTGATTGCCGATCCCCGCAAGGTCGGGGCGGAGGGACTGTCGTTCCTCGCCAGGAGCAAGCCGGTAGTCCTCATCACCTGCTCGATCCACTCGTCGGAGACCGCCTCGACCCACACGGCGATGGAATTGCTCCACGACCTCGCCACCAAGGATGACCCCACGACGCGAGAGATACTCGACAAGGTCATCCTCCTACTCGTCCCATCGATCAATCCGGACGGGGTCGACAAGGTCGCCGCATGGTACGAGCGCTCGCGGGGAAAGCCCTGGGAAGGGGGGGGCATGCCCGAGCTTTATCATAAATATGCAGGGCATGACACCAACCGGGACTGGTTCATGCTGAATCTGCGTGAAACCCAGCTGATGACGCGACTGCTCTACCGCGACTGGTTCCCGACCCTGGCGTACGACATTCACCAGATGGGAAGCAAGGGTGCGCGTATCTTCGTGCCGCCGTTCTTCGACCCAATCAACCCCAACCTCGATCCTCGGGTGAACCAGGGGATCTCGAACGTCGGATCTCATATGGCGGCCGACCTCGCCGCGGCAGGCCGCAAGGGCGTGCTGACCAACGCGATGTACGACAACTGGTGGAACGGCGGGAACCGCACGGTGCCGCAGCGACACAACATCGTCGCGGTGCTCACCGAGTCGGCCAGCGTCCGCCTGGCAAGCCCCATCTTCGTGGAGAAGTCTGAGCTGAGGGGCGGTTCCCGTGGCTTCGCCGATCATCGGGCTGCGGTGAACTTCGTCACCCCGTGGCCGGGAGGCTGGTGGAGGCTGCGCGATATCGTCGAGGACCAGCTCATCTGCTGCCGTTCGATCCTCACCTACGCGGCACGTTATGGCCCGACTCTTCAGGCAAATTACTTACAGATGGGCCGAGATGCGATCACGCGTGGGAGCACCGAGCCCCCCTACGCCTGGATCGTCCCTGCCGACCAGCGTGACCTCGCAACGGCGACGCGGATGGTCCGGATCCTCCGCGAGACGGGCATCGATGTCCTTCGCGCGTCCAAGGCCTTCGAGGCCGACGGCGCGGCCTTCCCCGCTGGTTCCTTCATTCTACCCGCGGCGCAACCCTACCGGGCCCATCTCAAGGACATGATGGAGCGGCAGATTTATCCCGACCGATTCACCCCGAACGGCCAGGCCGAGGCTCCATACGACGTGGCAGGCTGGACTTTGCCGCTCCAGATGGGCGTAAGGGCGGTCTCAATCCGCGGAACATTTCTGGCCCAGATGGACGAACTCGAAACGATCGAAGTCCCGGAACCCGAAGTCGTAGGTGGCGCGGCCGACACCTATCGGCTGGCGCTCCGCTCCGTCGACGACAACAAGGCACTCAACGCCTTACTCGCGCAAGGGGCTGAGGCGACGCTGGACTTCCGGCCCGATGCCCCGGCCGAGGACCTCGATCGGGCCTCGATCCGGATCCGGCCGGCGAAGACAGGCGATAAGCCACTGTTGAAGGTGCTTGAAGGGACCTCAAGTCGGCTGAACGCAATCATCGAACCCGAGATGCCCGAGCAGCCCGGCGCCCCGGCTCAGCGGGCCATCCACCTGAACCTGAAAGCACCCAGGGTCGGCGTTTACAAACCATGGATCCCGAGCCTGGACGAGGGCTGGACTCGTCTCGTCCTGGAAACGGCCGGGTTCCGGCCGACGACGCTTGAGAATGCGTCGATCCGAGTCGGCGAGCTTCGACAGCGGTACGACGCCATCATCCTGCCTTCCGTCGACCCAGGCACCATTCGCGATGGATGGGGGCCCGACGAGACCGAGCCTGCGTTCGTGGGAGGACTGGGTGCTGAAGGCCGAGTCGCCCTCGTCGCCTTCGTCGAGGAGGGTGGGACGCTTATCTGCCTTGAGGGTTCGTGTCAATATGCGATCGACGCGTTTTCACTGCCCGTTGTCGACGTTCTGAAAGGCCTGAAATCGTCCGAGTTCTACGGGCCGGGATCGATCCTGGGCATCGTGGCCACCACGACCGACCCGCTGATGGCGGGATTCCCCGCGAGAGGATCGGCCTATTTCGACCGCTCGCACGCGTTCGAGGTGCAATCCGAGATGGTCCCGAGGTCCGATCCGCCCCCAACGATCGTCGCTCGCTATGCCTCGACGGACGTCCTCGAGAGTGGATGGCTGCTCGGCGCGGGGAGACTCCAGGGTAAGGCGGCGATTGTCGAGGCGAAGCGAGGAGACGGCCGAATCCTGCTCTTCGGGTTTCCCCCTCAGCATCGCGGACAGACTTACGGGACGTTTCGGCTTCTCTTCAATGCGATCTTCCAGGCGTCGGTTGCCTCAAAAGGTTCTGGCTGA
- a CDS encoding DUF1559 domain-containing protein yields MRRPRRCARLRAFTLIELLVVISIIAVLIALLLPAVQSAREAARRIQCVNNLKQLGLALHNYNDVQGSLPPGRVWAPKANGGFPSIFAGAQNTTWFVMMLPQFEQQNLYNAFNFMLGSEGVPGSGLSSVVGMFANTTISATKIAMFQCPSDRANLFQINPGYAGGLFSGFKMTKGNYAASWGNTNWGAGMGGDSTLRTAYRPAAFGHSNVTLAKITDGTSNTVFIGEVLQGAEGDIRGVMWSTVSGGSSFMTRFTPNSLKDYFNLTNGGDAAPNDPGLFCVSEPVMQLPCTSGYGDSDAFAGSRSRHPGGINTVMGDGSVRFVKNTINHEIWVGLNTIGGGEIISADSY; encoded by the coding sequence ATGCGTCGTCCACGCCGCTGTGCACGTCTGCGCGCGTTCACCTTGATCGAGCTCCTCGTCGTCATCTCCATCATCGCCGTGCTCATCGCCCTCCTGCTGCCGGCCGTGCAGAGCGCCCGCGAGGCCGCGCGGCGCATCCAGTGCGTCAACAACCTCAAGCAGCTCGGCCTGGCCCTGCACAACTACAACGACGTTCAGGGTTCCCTTCCCCCCGGTCGCGTCTGGGCTCCGAAGGCGAATGGGGGATTCCCCTCGATCTTCGCGGGAGCACAGAACACGACCTGGTTCGTCATGATGCTGCCGCAGTTCGAGCAGCAAAACCTCTACAACGCGTTCAATTTCATGCTGGGCAGTGAAGGGGTTCCGGGCTCGGGCCTCAGCTCCGTCGTGGGCATGTTCGCCAATACGACGATCTCGGCGACCAAGATCGCGATGTTCCAGTGCCCCAGCGATCGCGCCAATCTCTTCCAGATCAATCCCGGCTATGCGGGCGGCTTATTCAGCGGTTTCAAGATGACCAAAGGCAACTATGCCGCCAGCTGGGGCAACACCAACTGGGGCGCCGGCATGGGTGGCGATTCGACGCTCAGGACCGCCTACCGACCCGCGGCGTTTGGGCATTCGAACGTGACCCTGGCCAAGATCACCGACGGCACGAGCAACACCGTCTTCATCGGCGAAGTCCTTCAGGGTGCCGAGGGTGATATCCGGGGTGTCATGTGGTCGACCGTCTCTGGCGGCTCGTCGTTCATGACGCGATTCACGCCCAATTCGTTGAAGGATTACTTCAACCTTACCAACGGCGGTGACGCCGCACCCAATGATCCGGGCCTCTTCTGCGTCTCCGAGCCCGTGATGCAACTCCCCTGCACTTCGGGATACGGCGACAGCGATGCCTTCGCCGGCTCGCGTAGCCGCCACCCGGGCGGCATCAACACGGTGATGGGCGACGGCTCGGTCCGGTTCGTCAAGAATACGATCAATCACGAGATCTGGGTTGGACTGAATACAATCGGTGGCGGCGAGATCATCAGCGCCGACTCTTATTGA
- a CDS encoding DUF1559 domain-containing protein, producing MRRPRRCARPRAFTLIELLVVISIIAVLIALLLPAVQSAREAARRIQCVNNLKQLGLALHNYNDVNGSLPPGRIWAPNPSKAFPVFFSGAQNTTWFVLMLPQFEQQSLANAFNFSLGTEGIPGPGLSVALGWFANSTVMSTKVGVFQCPSDRSNLFQINPSYQGGVLSGFKLTKGNYAASWGNTNWGAGMGGNSTLMAAYRPAAFGHTSVTLAKVTDGTSNTVFLGEVLQGAENDVRGAMWSSVSGGSSFMTRYTPNSLKDYFSLTNGGDALPNAPGLFCVSEPVMQLPCTAGVSDSDSFTGARSRHPGVINTVMGDGSVRTVKNTVNADVWVGLNTISGGEILSADSY from the coding sequence ATGCGTCGTCCACGCCGCTGTGCACGTCCGCGCGCGTTCACGTTGATCGAGCTGCTCGTCGTCATCTCCATCATCGCCGTGCTCATCGCCCTCTTGCTGCCGGCCGTACAGAGCGCCCGCGAGGCCGCCCGACGCATCCAGTGCGTCAACAACCTCAAGCAGCTCGGCCTGGCCCTGCACAACTACAACGACGTCAACGGATCGCTTCCACCTGGACGCATCTGGGCCCCAAATCCGTCCAAGGCGTTCCCGGTCTTCTTCTCGGGGGCACAGAACACGACCTGGTTTGTCCTGATGCTGCCACAGTTCGAGCAGCAATCCCTGGCCAATGCGTTCAACTTCAGTCTGGGCACCGAAGGGATACCGGGCCCGGGCTTGAGCGTCGCCCTGGGTTGGTTCGCCAACTCCACGGTGATGTCCACGAAGGTCGGGGTCTTCCAGTGTCCTAGCGATCGCTCGAACCTGTTCCAGATTAATCCGAGCTATCAGGGCGGCGTGCTCAGCGGGTTCAAGCTCACGAAGGGAAATTACGCCGCCAGCTGGGGCAACACCAACTGGGGCGCCGGCATGGGGGGTAATTCCACGTTGATGGCTGCCTACCGGCCCGCGGCCTTCGGGCATACGAGCGTGACGCTGGCCAAGGTCACCGACGGCACGAGCAACACCGTCTTCCTCGGCGAGGTGCTTCAGGGCGCCGAAAACGACGTCCGAGGGGCGATGTGGTCGAGTGTTTCGGGCGGCTCGTCGTTCATGACGCGATATACGCCCAACTCGCTGAAGGATTACTTCAGCCTCACCAACGGCGGCGACGCCCTGCCCAACGCTCCGGGCCTCTTCTGCGTCTCAGAGCCCGTGATGCAACTTCCCTGCACGGCTGGCGTTAGCGATAGCGATTCGTTCACGGGCGCCCGTAGCCGACATCCCGGCGTCATCAACACCGTCATGGGCGACGGATCGGTCCGGACGGTCAAGAACACGGTCAATGCCGACGTCTGGGTCGGTTTGAACACGATCAGCGGCGGCGAGATCCTCAGCGCCGATAGCTACTGA
- a CDS encoding SpoIIE family protein phosphatase, with the protein MAARRILLVEDSSTMRRMISALLQDAGYEVSTAEDGVLGLAAAKQGQPELILSDYEMPEMDGPTLCKALKADPEVRSIPVIMLTTLGASESKVVGLDSGADDYIQKPRNPGEIQELFARIRAQLRISDLRGELASRNRQLEDAKKKLDLELKLARKVQHALMPKPPKPSGPMRMAVKYTPANELGGDVYDFYRLPDGRLGILVADISGHGVNSAMLSGMVKALAAPLAQSTTEPGEVLAGLDTGLESYFPEGYFCTGFYLMLDEQTGEVVYAGVGHPSAIIVGPDPTRLLESNPGLLGIGLVDATAAATDKLKPGETLVIYTDGLPDAMDPADVMFGENRLKALLEENKHADAAEIIAKVEAAVADHVRPGSASDDINIVVIQYPPV; encoded by the coding sequence ATGGCGGCTCGCCGGATCTTGTTGGTCGAAGATAGCTCGACGATGCGCCGGATGATCTCGGCGCTCCTCCAGGACGCCGGCTATGAGGTCTCCACAGCCGAGGATGGTGTCCTCGGATTGGCCGCGGCCAAGCAGGGGCAACCCGAGCTGATCCTGAGCGACTACGAAATGCCCGAGATGGACGGGCCCACGCTCTGCAAGGCGTTGAAGGCAGATCCGGAAGTTCGGTCCATTCCCGTGATCATGCTGACCACCCTGGGTGCCAGCGAGAGTAAGGTTGTCGGGCTCGACTCGGGGGCCGATGACTACATCCAGAAACCCAGGAACCCCGGGGAGATTCAGGAGCTTTTCGCCAGGATCCGCGCGCAACTCCGAATTTCGGATCTGAGAGGAGAGCTCGCGAGTCGCAACCGTCAGCTCGAGGATGCCAAGAAGAAGCTGGATCTCGAGCTGAAGCTCGCCCGGAAGGTTCAGCATGCCCTGATGCCCAAGCCTCCCAAGCCCAGCGGTCCGATGCGAATGGCGGTCAAGTACACGCCCGCCAACGAGCTGGGCGGTGACGTCTATGACTTCTATCGCTTGCCCGATGGGCGGCTCGGCATCCTGGTCGCCGACATCTCGGGGCATGGCGTCAACTCGGCGATGCTCTCCGGGATGGTCAAGGCCCTCGCCGCGCCCCTTGCCCAGTCCACGACCGAACCTGGCGAGGTCCTCGCTGGGCTCGACACCGGCCTGGAGAGCTACTTTCCCGAAGGCTATTTCTGCACCGGCTTCTACCTGATGCTCGACGAACAGACCGGCGAGGTCGTCTATGCGGGGGTCGGACACCCCTCGGCGATCATCGTCGGTCCCGATCCGACGCGGCTGCTCGAATCCAATCCGGGCCTGCTTGGAATCGGTCTGGTGGACGCGACCGCGGCGGCCACAGACAAGCTGAAGCCGGGCGAGACCCTTGTGATCTACACCGACGGCCTACCCGACGCGATGGACCCGGCCGACGTGATGTTCGGCGAGAATCGCCTCAAAGCACTCCTGGAAGAGAACAAGCACGCGGACGCCGCCGAGATCATCGCGAAGGTCGAGGCGGCCGTCGCCGATCACGTCAGGCCCGGATCCGCTTCGGACGACATCAATATCGTCGTCATCCAGTACCCACCGGTCTGA
- a CDS encoding trypsin-like peptidase domain-containing protein: MALVGLAAVVLPGTSAEASNRKTVAVEAVRKAQPSVVSISSEKKAASSSRWPFSSEESQQPRVSGMGTGVILDQRGYILTNHHVVDKVQAIEVHLSDGTVLPARLVQHDPVMDLAMLKVESPTPLPAITVGTSADLMVGEDVVTIGNAFGYENTVSVGIISALGRNVKLTDDQVYRNLIQTDACINPGNSGGPLVNVDGELIGINVAVRAGAQGIGFALPIDDVKKVAAEMLSTKRLANTWHGLILRETPPGEPRGVAVIEVPRGSPAEAAGIKPGDQILKVNDLGIANALDVERGFIDVKPGQPAKVSFRRASKDQQASLIPVALARQPSNVAVTADTGETIWSLIGLRLTHVDTEYVSSASSKLRGGLYIQSVQPGSPAQRAMLQPGDILVGMNVGTRHWETVQPENVVYILKQQELLVNQTLQFYIVRRNGIHQGALTLADRPQGTVMK; encoded by the coding sequence TTGGCCTTAGTCGGCCTGGCGGCGGTCGTGCTCCCGGGCACGTCGGCTGAGGCATCGAACCGCAAGACCGTTGCGGTCGAGGCGGTCCGCAAGGCTCAGCCCAGCGTGGTGAGCATTTCCAGCGAGAAGAAGGCCGCGTCGTCAAGCCGCTGGCCATTCTCCTCCGAGGAGAGCCAGCAGCCGAGGGTTAGCGGGATGGGGACCGGGGTGATCCTCGACCAGAGGGGCTACATCCTCACGAATCATCACGTGGTCGACAAGGTCCAGGCCATCGAGGTCCATCTCAGCGACGGAACCGTCCTGCCCGCTCGCCTCGTCCAGCACGATCCCGTGATGGACCTGGCGATGCTGAAGGTCGAGTCGCCCACCCCCCTGCCGGCGATCACCGTGGGCACCTCCGCCGACCTGATGGTGGGCGAGGACGTGGTGACGATCGGCAACGCGTTTGGCTACGAGAATACGGTCTCAGTCGGGATCATCAGCGCCCTCGGGCGCAACGTCAAGCTGACCGACGACCAGGTCTATCGCAACCTCATCCAGACCGATGCCTGCATCAACCCAGGTAACTCTGGGGGGCCCCTGGTCAACGTAGACGGCGAGTTGATCGGCATCAACGTCGCGGTGAGAGCCGGGGCTCAGGGGATCGGCTTCGCCCTACCGATCGACGACGTCAAGAAGGTCGCCGCCGAGATGCTCAGCACCAAGCGGTTGGCCAACACCTGGCATGGCCTGATCCTCCGCGAGACCCCCCCCGGCGAGCCCAGGGGCGTGGCCGTCATCGAAGTGCCCCGCGGCAGCCCGGCCGAAGCGGCCGGCATCAAGCCCGGCGATCAGATCTTGAAGGTCAACGACCTGGGGATTGCCAACGCTCTTGATGTCGAACGAGGCTTCATCGACGTCAAGCCGGGACAGCCCGCCAAGGTCTCCTTCAGGCGTGCGAGCAAGGATCAGCAGGCCTCGTTGATCCCCGTCGCACTGGCCCGCCAGCCGTCGAACGTCGCGGTCACCGCGGACACCGGCGAGACGATCTGGAGCCTCATCGGTTTGCGGCTGACCCATGTCGACACCGAGTACGTGTCGTCGGCCTCGTCCAAGCTACGGGGCGGCTTGTATATCCAGTCGGTGCAGCCGGGCAGCCCCGCTCAGCGAGCGATGCTCCAGCCGGGCGACATCCTGGTGGGGATGAATGTCGGAACCAGGCACTGGGAGACGGTCCAGCCTGAGAATGTCGTCTACATCCTCAAGCAGCAGGAACTGCTGGTCAATCAGACTCTTCAGTTTTACATCGTTCGCCGCAACGGCATCCACCAAGGTGCCCTGACGCTCGCCGACCGCCCGCAAGGGACGGTGATGAAGTAA
- the ppk1 gene encoding polyphosphate kinase 1 — protein sequence MDHPKQTADAHSRHDERQAEAPTTAKLKGRHENRSAPAGVDPRTSSPDSGRPEPATYGPNMFFNRELSWLAFNERVLEEARDPSNPLLERSRFLAISASNLDEFFEVRVAGLQAELYDSLEPQDSPPDGMTPLAQLNEIARLAHEFVTRQSDVWTNEIKPALAERGIIVFDGPDQPGLTDSDQAFLEEYFTTQVYPVLTPLAIDPAHPFPHLHNKSLNLILRLETPGEGPTQQLYAVLQVPSVLNRLVRLPDDSQGRRRFILLEMVIGPRLDALFGGYKVTKSVAFRVTRNSDLTIAETDVKSSLLSIVQETLRQRKWGAAVRLEISDRVDEGFLAQLQTTPALDLEDRDVYKVTGLVDLTALSALARIEGFRELKEPPFESRMPAALVGRSSIFSAIRERDILVHHPFESFGAVVQFIEQAADDPHVLAIKQTLYRTSDDNPIINALSRAAENGKQVTALVELQARLDEENNIVKARALQKAGVHVVYGMVGLKTHCKAALVVRRDHDGIRRYVHLGTGNYNPITARIYTDLSYFTCKPEYGEDASALFNLLTGYSTGHAWRKLVIAPSMLANRILALIERERQHALEGRPARIIAKMNSLVDPAAIEALYTASQAGVKVDLIVRGICCLRPGVPGVSDNIRVISIVDKFLEHSRITFFQNGGSPELFLASADWMPRNFRRRVEVMFPLEEPRLRDRVVEGILGVSLADNVKARVLHADGVYRKTPSPGEGMPTIRSQVEFLNMARELSGGDSIRGPGVLPLSQ from the coding sequence ATGGATCATCCCAAGCAGACTGCCGATGCCCATTCCAGGCATGACGAACGCCAGGCCGAAGCTCCGACGACCGCCAAGTTGAAGGGCCGTCACGAGAATCGCTCGGCTCCGGCCGGCGTCGATCCGAGGACCTCGTCACCGGATTCCGGCCGGCCCGAGCCCGCGACTTACGGCCCCAACATGTTCTTCAACCGCGAGCTGAGCTGGCTTGCCTTCAATGAGCGGGTCCTCGAAGAGGCCCGCGACCCGTCCAACCCGCTGCTTGAACGCTCCCGATTCCTGGCCATCTCGGCGTCGAATCTCGACGAATTTTTCGAGGTCAGGGTCGCCGGGCTTCAAGCCGAGCTGTATGACAGCCTCGAGCCGCAGGACTCGCCCCCGGACGGGATGACGCCCCTCGCGCAGCTCAACGAGATCGCCCGACTGGCCCACGAGTTCGTCACGCGGCAATCGGACGTCTGGACCAACGAGATCAAGCCCGCCCTGGCCGAGCGGGGGATTATCGTCTTTGACGGTCCCGATCAGCCGGGTCTGACCGACAGCGATCAGGCGTTCCTGGAAGAGTATTTCACGACGCAGGTCTATCCGGTCCTGACCCCGCTGGCCATCGACCCCGCGCATCCCTTCCCTCACCTGCATAACAAGAGCCTGAACCTTATCCTTCGGCTCGAGACGCCCGGCGAAGGCCCGACTCAGCAGCTTTATGCCGTGCTCCAGGTCCCCTCGGTACTCAACCGACTCGTCAGGCTCCCCGACGACTCCCAGGGACGCCGGCGGTTCATCCTGCTGGAAATGGTGATCGGCCCCAGGCTCGATGCGCTCTTCGGCGGTTACAAGGTGACCAAGAGCGTCGCCTTCCGGGTCACCCGGAACAGTGACCTCACCATCGCCGAGACCGACGTGAAAAGCAGCCTGCTGTCGATCGTGCAGGAGACCCTACGCCAGCGAAAATGGGGGGCCGCGGTCCGCCTTGAGATCAGCGACCGCGTGGACGAAGGGTTCCTGGCCCAGCTTCAGACCACCCCGGCCCTCGACCTGGAAGACCGTGACGTCTACAAGGTGACCGGCCTGGTCGACCTGACCGCGCTCTCTGCCCTGGCGAGGATCGAAGGCTTCCGAGAGCTGAAAGAGCCGCCGTTCGAGTCGAGGATGCCCGCCGCGCTGGTCGGCCGCAGCAGCATCTTCTCGGCGATCCGCGAGCGCGACATCCTGGTCCACCACCCATTCGAGTCGTTCGGCGCCGTCGTCCAGTTCATCGAACAGGCGGCCGACGACCCACACGTCCTGGCAATCAAGCAGACGCTCTACCGAACCTCAGACGACAACCCGATTATCAACGCCCTTTCCAGGGCCGCTGAGAATGGCAAACAGGTGACGGCGCTCGTCGAGCTTCAAGCGAGGCTCGACGAAGAGAATAATATCGTCAAGGCCCGCGCCCTCCAGAAGGCCGGTGTCCACGTCGTTTACGGCATGGTGGGGCTCAAGACGCACTGCAAGGCCGCCCTCGTCGTGCGTCGGGATCATGATGGGATCCGCCGCTATGTCCACCTGGGCACCGGCAATTACAACCCGATCACGGCCAGGATCTACACCGACCTGAGCTACTTCACCTGCAAGCCCGAGTACGGCGAAGATGCCAGCGCCCTCTTCAATTTACTGACCGGCTACTCGACCGGCCATGCCTGGCGTAAGCTGGTCATCGCACCGAGCATGCTTGCCAACCGGATTCTCGCGTTGATCGAGCGCGAGCGGCAGCACGCCCTGGAAGGTCGACCGGCGCGAATCATCGCAAAGATGAACTCGCTGGTGGATCCCGCAGCGATCGAGGCGCTCTACACGGCAAGCCAGGCCGGCGTGAAGGTCGACCTGATCGTCCGAGGGATCTGTTGCCTTCGGCCGGGCGTGCCGGGTGTCTCGGACAATATCCGGGTCATCAGTATCGTGGACAAGTTCCTCGAGCACTCGCGAATCACGTTCTTCCAGAACGGCGGCTCGCCCGAGCTCTTCCTCGCGTCCGCCGACTGGATGCCGCGTAATTTCAGGCGCCGGGTCGAGGTCATGTTCCCTCTGGAAGAACCACGCTTGAGAGATCGGGTCGTTGAGGGAATCCTCGGCGTCTCGCTCGCCGACAACGTCAAGGCACGCGTCCTTCACGCCGACGGCGTCTATCGCAAGACACCTTCTCCCGGCGAGGGGATGCCGACGATTCGCTCTCAGGTCGAGTTCCTGAACATGGCTCGAGAGCTGTCCGGCGGCGATTCGATTCGTGGGCCGGGCGTACTGCCGCTCAGTCAGTAA